The Cryptomeria japonica chromosome 9, Sugi_1.0, whole genome shotgun sequence DNA segment CAACGCTATGGCTGCGAGGGCGGAGATTTAAACCCATGGTTTTGAGTAATACGTGTCAAGAAATTCAATCCACAGGACTTTCAATTTGCTTCCTTTGTAATAAGTCTTGAGGCTTCTCCTGGCATCATTAACAGGTTTACAGTACGGTTTCAATGTTGAGCTGCTCAAGTTTTTCACAATCCCCACAATCTTATCATCGCCCACGCCCAAGTTCACAAAGATTTCATTCGTTCTCAACACCTCAGCGTCTTTGGCGTCTTGTGTCAGCTCCTTCAACAGACGAGTAAAACCAATAACGGCGTTTTCTTCAATCTTTGGTGAGCACAACTCGAAGGCTATCAAGTTTCTAATGATCGTCTCTGTCATTTGACCAATTTTCAACTCAGGAAGATATAAGGTAGACTGGGCCTCGTCAAACCGTATCTGCTCAATGCCTCCCTCGCAACGCCTGAATTTTACTCCGGCCTTGCTTAATTTTAAAGGAGAGGGAAGCGCAGTCTTTCCATAATTGCGAAATCGAACCTCAAGCTGTGCATAGCCCTCCTTATTATTACAATTACTTCCTCTGACCCAGAGACAATTGTTTTTAAGCCATGTAAAAGGAAACCAGCCATTAGTAGGGCGTTGGGCAGCTTGGTCAGCGCCCACAGGAGGCCTTCTATAAACTGTtgaatggatgcaatggaggaGATGACGATTGCAAACTAAATCTGGGTTTTCACTGCGTTCAATCCACAGTGTGGAGTACTCAGAGCATACTTTTGCAAGAAAGGCCTTAAAACATTGATTTGGATTACCAATTAAAGCATAAAGTGACTCTAAGGTGGATAAGGGGATTTGATTCTCCAATTTGAATACATCTTTCATGACACCTAACCACAGACCTGTACCTGACTTGAGATCATGGAATGGGTCGCCGTTATCTGAGGCCGATGGTCTTTGAGACTGCATTGATTTtttctcttgttgacaattgactACATGGTGTTTAAGGAAAAGGAGGAGGAAGGAAGCATACCTAA contains these protein-coding regions:
- the LOC131858598 gene encoding uncharacterized protein LOC131858598, with translation METEKSLIIVRAVMEKLPSDFFAPLQKIRDGASLSDLQDDTFFGSAVLRCRDYYGDAQFLQNLNQKAFAMMLFSENPDLVCNRHLLHCIHSTVYRRPPVGADQAAQRPTNGWFPFTWLKNNCLWVRGSNCNNKEGYAQLEVRFRNYGKTALPSPLKLSKAGVKFRRCEGGIEQIRFDEAQSTLYLPELKIGQMTETIIRNLIAFELCSPKIEENAVIGFTRLLKELTQDAKDAEVLRTNEIFVNLGVGDDKIVGIVKNLSSSTLKPYCKPVNDARRSLKTYYKGSKLKVLWIEFLDTYYSKPWV